In Cryptomeria japonica chromosome 10, Sugi_1.0, whole genome shotgun sequence, a genomic segment contains:
- the LOC131040053 gene encoding ethylene-responsive transcription factor ERF024-like — protein MAARAHDAAAFALRGESANFNFPDLIHSIPCPSTSSATDIQAAAVEAAYFYAQQPVEQEAPQLCSNTKNDDGFIDPEVFPQNQSQLINPAVNQMDKNVMLDSWLDWPNLLMNIADGVLIGSSLLFGNPMTREEDRDDQFTSLWDFT, from the coding sequence ATGGCTGCTCGTGCACACGATGCAGCTGCCTTTGCCTTAAGAGGGGAATCGGCCAATTTCAATTTCCCTGACTTAATACATTCTATTCCTTGCCCTTCAACTTCATCTGCAACAGACATTCAGGCGGCTGCAGTCGAAGCTGCATATTTTTATGCTCAACAGCCAGTGGAACAAGAAGCACCACAGCTATGCTCTAACACCAAGAATGATGATGGTTTTATAGACCCAGAGGTGTTTCCACAAAatcaatctcaattaattaatcctGCAGTGAACCAAATGGACAAGAATGTGATGTTGGATTCATGGCTGGATTGGCCAAACTTGCTAATGAACATTGCAGATGGCGTGCTGATTGGATCATCTCTCCTATTTGGTAACCCCATGACTAGAGAAGAAGATCGAGATGACCAATTTACATCACTTTGGGATTTCACTTAG